A genome region from Anaerolineae bacterium includes the following:
- a CDS encoding tetratricopeptide repeat protein, producing EPVENLRKAISACKEALRFYTPENAPFDYAITQKNLGTTWLYWAEIEEELEQRCTYLKAAIQAFAEALRFLTPKATPR from the coding sequence GAGCCTGTGGAGAACCTCCGAAAGGCCATCAGTGCTTGCAAAGAGGCCCTGCGCTTTTATACTCCGGAAAACGCACCCTTTGATTATGCCATAACCCAGAAAAATCTTGGGACAACCTGGCTATACTGGGCGGAAATTGAAGAGGAGCTGGAACAGCGGTGCACCTATCTAAAAGCCGCTATACAGGCTTTTGCAGAGGCTTTGCGTTTCTTAACCCCAAAGGCTACACCTCGCTGA